ccatgccatttttcacattaccccatactaaccattttttcacatgcgatattcaatcttccacatgcgattctacacaccccatgccattttttacATTACCCCATgatagccattttttcacatgcgatattcaatcttccacatgcgattctacacaccccatgccatttttcacattatcccatgctagccattttttcacatgcgatattcaatcttccacatgcgattttgtccatctacacaccccatgtcatttttcacattaccccatgctaaccattttttcacatgcgatttcatttgcATGGGATttcaaacatgcgatttcattgcattttcaacccatgcgatttcatttgcctttttataacatgcgaagattgaattcgcaccaAATCCGCACTAGATCGAACGGCTGGGACGATCGCttacgtatcgtacgataagccctattgtatgttacactttttctatatatatatatatatatatatatatgtagcgagagagagagagagagagagagagagagagagagaaatcgGTTCAGGAGAAAACGGCTGAAAGTGTGAAAACGAAGAGAACGATTTTCAGCCACAAGATCTTTGTGATTTGTGGCTAAGATTGATGCGGTGACGTTTTTGTACATATTGGGAACCTTACAACTACTAGGAGGGGTAAATTGGGAAGATTCAAACAAGGATGCACATAATAATCACATGTCatttcccccatcatatttaaaacatccataacttttttatacatgattattttcttaaaaaaattacaccataaaatccagcgttttttaatcttttcaacgagtatactattaatatactttaaaaaaaatgaattgaGTTTTTTTATTGCGTTTTCAACTTTGTGCTTTTATGGCGTTTTCACCTAGTTTTATGGTGTTTTTCcgaactaggtgtttttatggcgtttttctgaatttGGTAAAGTTTTTTATGATGTTTTTCTAAATtgtgtgtttttatggcgttttcaaatATGTATTTTTCATGGCGATTTTCTAAACTGGGTGTTTATAGCGTTTTCAACTAGGTATTTtccatggcgtttttctgaacttgATGTTTTTATGGCATTTTTATTGAACACCCTATTCACgtcaacttttttttaatttaaaagtaTAGCAATAATATACTCGTTGCAAAAATAATAAAACACTCGATTTTATGaggtaatttttataaaaaaaaataatcatgTATAGAAAAGTTACAAGAGTTTAAAAAAAGatggtggaatatgcatgtgacttgcatgtgcatgGTCTTTGGCATGTGAGTAACATGTGGATGAgctttttgacaatattacccttaGTGTAAGTTAGCATCAACGCCACATGTcaacaccaaaatcgttctcaccgttttcacacttttaggcgTTTTCTTTCAtatcctacatatatatatatatatatatatatatatatatatatatatatatatatatatatatatatatatatatatatatatataggctaattataatgagaaaactcaatccagttgactaaaccctgaaaactcTAACATGTGGCTAGGATTGATCCACGTTTAAATTTATATTGAAAGGAGTAAGGGCATGATCGTCTTTTTCTATCTTATATTTTTGACATTATGTGATGGGTTGGTGATGTGTCTGCACACGTAAACTTTCTCATACCTTCTTTCTTCTTGTCATCTTTTTAATTAATGCATGTTGTACTTGTTAGACTTTTCACAACCTTCCTTCTTCTCTCACATCTTCCTCTCACAAACCTTCCTTTTCTCTCATTAATACATACCCCTCATCAGCTTTTTCACTTCATTTATTCGGACCAGAGAGAAGAGTGAAAGAAAGAATCCTTACTCACCATTGAAGAGTATTTGCATTTAACATGGCTGATTCGAACAGCCAACAACATCGAACTGTTGCCGGTGGTACGGGGATACCCAACCTCAATGATGATCCTGGTTCACCCTTAAATGTTGTCCCACACAATCTTTCACTTCattttgcatttaatgaagatgaagatgcttTGGGTGAGAATAGAGTTTCACCAGATCCTGAACCTATTTCTTCAGAGCTTCCAGGTGAGTGATTTTTTTTCTGTTTCATTGAATGTACAACTTTAAATGCTTGTTTAGATTTTCGTTGGATTCATCTTGGTTCATTTTATTTTTCTGTTGTGTAAATTAAGGATTTCTTTGTGTTAGATGTTCATTGGATTCTTCTTGCttattgttttttgtttttttatgtgtAGCCTCACTTCTGAATCAAAATGGcccaaatgatgatgaagatggtgtTCAGGATTGTACTTTTACGCAGCTGCTATCCACAGGTCATTGTTTATGTGAAACCATGAATTTTTATCTATAGGGTTATTGTAACACCcatttttttaatgtttgtagtttattattattattatgcccttattattattattattattattattattattattattattattattattattattattattataaacagATGATGTTTTGGTTAGTTTGGTTGAAAATATGGTAATCTTTTTCAAGGTAAAAACAAGTGTAACCATTTTATCATGAAACAAGCTTTTATAAAACATGTCGTTACACTTGtattaagtttttatattttttggaaCGTGAAAACACTCGAGATTACATTTTTTGTGTACATAAAAAAATGCACTAGCATCTACATTTTTTGGCGACATCAATAAAATGTACTTCCGTGTTTTATTTGCATTTTTTGGAAAACGTGTTAATGTTGTATTTTTGGAAATACAGTATCAGTTTGTTAGGTTTCATGTTAcaagtaaatttgttttttaacCTATACGTGTTATAATTTATTAAACAATACCTTTTTTGTAGGTGTTCATGCGGACGAGGAATTTTATGTTCACCACACACCCAATGGGACTAGAATGTGGTGTCCTAATATTCCTATTGTTTTAAAGCCTGTTGTTGGTTCTGTATATGAAACGTGGAAGGATGTGTTCAGTATGTACAAGGACTATGCTGTGTATTCTGGGTTTTCTATTCGTAAGGGGCAAACCAAGAGATGGAAGGGGTTTATCACTCACCAGTACATAAGGTGTACTAAATATTCAAAACCACAGATTAAGCGTAAAACTGATACTTTGGAGCAGTCAAGCTTGAGTATTAGGCAAAGTAATTTCACAGTGACAGATTGCAAGGCTAGTATACTGGTTAAGTTTTGTGAGGGCAGCTCTATGTGCACAGTGGTAGGGTTCCATGAGCACCATAATCATCCGTTTTTGAGCGTTTTAATCGTGACCTAAGTAGGATTTCAAGGGAACTACCCTTTGCATCCAAACAGTTTATCCATAACATGAGTTTGAACAGAATTGGTCCGATTGTTTCTCACAGAGTTTTAGTGTCCCTGTTGGGTGGACATCACAATGTACGTGGCACGCCAACTGATTTTAAGAACTGGAGCCAGTCGGTTAGGCTTTATATTGGTGATCGTGATGCGCAACTTGTTATAGATCGTCTCAAAGAAAGATCTGAGAGCTTACCAGACTTTTACTATGATTTTGTTGTTGAGAAAGGGCAATTGAGATCGATTTTTTGGGCAGACGAAATTTCCAAGATAAACTACGAGGTGTTTGGGGATGTGTTAGCTTTTGATGCGACTTATCACACTAACAAGTAAGGTTTTGGAAAGTGGCACTCTTTTTCCCTTTAACATATTATTaacttttgtttatttttctttGTCGCACAGGTACAACATGATTTTTGTTCCTTTCACTGGCGTtgataatcataaacaatgtgtGACATTCGGTGCTGGCTTGCTATTCAATGAAACCACTGAGTCTTACAAgtggttacttgaatcatttctgAAGGCACACAAGAAGCAACCAAAGTTAGTTCTGACGGACCAGGACCCTTCAATGAAAGTTGCCATTTCAGAGGTTTTCACAGACTCTCGGCACCGCCTTTGCATGTGGCATATTATGAAGAAACTTCCCACCAAGGTTTTATTAATTTATGAATCTCTTttgagaagttttttttttgtttcattttaTTAACAGTTTTGTGTTTTCATATGTATAGATTGCTGGAGACCTGTTACAAAACTCTGAGCTAAGAGCATTGATGCATCGTTTGGTGTGGAGTATTCACATGAAGCCATCTACATTTGAGACGCGTTGGCAACTTTTGATGGAGGAATATGGGTTACAAGATCACGACTGGTTAAATGACATGTACTCAATTAGGGACCAATGGGTACCTGCCTACTTCCGTGATATCCCAATGTGTTGTCTGATGAAGACTACATCAAGATGTGAAAGCTCTAACTCAAGCTTCAAGGTCAACTCTTCTAGCGCTAACACACTAGTTCAGTTCATGCTATGTTACGAAACTAGGATAGACAATCAGCGTTACAGGCAACGTGTTGCAGAGTTTAAAACTTCATCTAGTGTATTCATGGACAGTACTGACTTAGCTATTGAGAAGCATGCTTTTGAGTTGTATACACATGCAATTTCCACAGAAGTAAGAAAAGAGATATACAAGGGGAAGCTGTTTTGTTACATTGTAAACACGGAGGATTGTGATGATGTTTGTGTTTACTATGTGAATCAGTTGGACAAACGTAACAATGCAACCAACACATTCACGGTAACTTGCTGTAGCCTTATAGTTGCATTTTTTGTTTAAGCTATTCATTATGCTTTTTTTTCACAGAAGCTTAattatgtgttttggtgtttttgtaGGTTAAACTTGAGTTGAGTAATCAGTCGGTCTCCTGGTCATGCAACAACTTCATCCGTATTGGATATCTGTGTAGGCACATTTTTTGTGTTTACCGGGTAAACAATATTGAAAAAATCCCGGCCCAGTTTGTTGTTAAGCGTTGGTCTAGGGACGTGCTTCCTAAAAGTTTATTTTCTATTGAGAGTCGATATGGCGTTGACACTCGTCCACAAGCTGCTGCGAGAAGTCAGATTCTTGTGATCGTAACTGAATGTGTGGACGCATTAAGAAGTGATGTTGGAGGACTTTCTTCTTTCGCTGAGCAGATTAAGGAACTGAAATGCAAGTTACTAAATGGAGGACCAGTTGATGACGAAGCCAACAATGATAACTATGCTACTGTTGAAGAATTGCTTGGTGTTTCTTTAGATGGGGACGTAACTCTCAATAATCCAGACGGGATCAGGAACAAAGGACGCGGCAAACGCCGACGATTGTCTAGAGCACCTCAGGATGGAATGAGCAACTCTGCTGTCAAACCTCCCATAACACCCAGGCTTTGCCGAACCTGTATGAAGTACGTGACTGGGCATGATTCAAGAAATTGCAAGAAAAAGAAGAACAAGAATAAATCGAGTAATGAGGACGAGGACGAGGACTCAAGCTCTGCGAGTCAGGAGTCCACTTGATTTGGTATTTATGTTGATGTGTGTGCTGTGCGTGTTTTGAAAACTTTTATGACGCCAGCTTTTTGGTCTCCATTTTAGTGGGGCGCAAGTAAACTTTGATCACCCCTTTTGTATTTTTTGTGCTGCCTTTTGTACATGCACATGTTTGCATGTGTAGATTATCTGAAAATCGATGCACATGCATATGTTTGCATGTTAGGATGTATGTGGGTTTGGTATGTCGTATGGTTTTCAGTTTAATGACTATGGTTTAATTGATCAGTTGCATTATGAAA
Above is a window of Helianthus annuus cultivar XRQ/B chromosome 14, HanXRQr2.0-SUNRISE, whole genome shotgun sequence DNA encoding:
- the LOC110907661 gene encoding protein FAR1-RELATED SEQUENCE 5-like, producing the protein MADSNSQQHRTVAGGTGIPNLNDDPGSPLNVVPHNLSLHFAFNEDEDALGENRVSPDPEPISSELPASLLNQNGPNDDEDGVQDCVHADEEFYVHHTPNGTRMWCPNIPIVLKPVVGSVYETWKDVFNRLKERSESLPDFYYDFVVEKGQLRSIFWADEISKINYEVFGDVLAFDATYHTNKYNMIFVPFTGVDNHKQCVTFGAGLLFNETTESYKWLLESFLKAHKKQPKLVLTDQDPSMKVAISEVFTDSRHRLCMWHIMKKLPTKIAGDLLQNSELRALMHRLVWSIHMKPSTFETRWQLLMEEYGLQDHDWLNDMYSIRDQWVPAYFRDIPMCCLMKTTSRCESSNSSFKVNSSSANTLVQFMLCYETRIDNQRYRQRVAEFKTSSSVFMDSTDLAIEKHAFELYTHAISTEVRKEIYKGKLFCYIVNTEDCDDVCVYYVNQLDKRNNATNTFTVKLELSNQSVSWSCNNFIRIGYLCRHIFCVYRVNNIEKIPAQFVVKRWSRDVLPKSLFSIESRYGVDTRPQAAARSQILVIVTECVDALRSDVGGLSSFAEQIKELKCKLLNGGPVDDEANNDNYATVEELLGVSLDGDVTLNNPDGIRNKGRGKRRRLSRAPQDGMSNSAVKPPITPRLCRTCMKYVTGHDSRNCKKKKNKNKSSNEDEDEDSSSASQEST